In one window of Paraflavitalea soli DNA:
- the miaE gene encoding tRNA-(ms[2]io[6]A)-hydroxylase, whose protein sequence is METTDVKNILGLQLPTDPRWVNLAGISLEEILTDHAYCEQKAATSCISLIQRYSDKDKLVRELSPIVTEEWGHFRLVLAELDKRKLKLGKQRKDDYVNELMKFQQKGGSQEDHFLDKLLIFALIEARSCERFKRLSEGLEDPYLRNFYRRFMESEAGHYHLFIELAETYVDKTKVRQRWQEWLNYEAGIIQTLEVRGDRMH, encoded by the coding sequence ATGGAGACCACCGACGTAAAGAATATCCTTGGCTTGCAGTTGCCTACCGATCCCCGCTGGGTGAACCTGGCCGGGATCTCGCTGGAAGAGATACTGACCGATCATGCGTATTGTGAGCAGAAAGCCGCCACCAGTTGTATTTCCCTGATCCAACGCTACAGTGATAAAGACAAGCTGGTGCGTGAACTATCACCCATCGTAACAGAAGAATGGGGGCATTTCAGGCTGGTATTGGCCGAACTGGATAAGCGCAAGCTGAAACTGGGTAAGCAGCGCAAGGATGATTATGTGAACGAACTGATGAAATTTCAACAAAAAGGCGGTTCCCAGGAAGATCATTTCCTGGACAAGCTACTCATATTCGCCCTCATAGAAGCCCGCAGCTGTGAGCGTTTTAAACGGCTCAGTGAAGGGCTGGAAGACCCTTACCTGCGCAATTTCTACCGCCGCTTTATGGAAAGCGAGGCAGGGCATTATCACCTCTTTATTGAACTGGCCGAAACCTATGTCGACAAAACCAAGGTACGTCAACGCTGGCAGGAATGGCTGAACTACGAAGCAGGCATTATCCAAACACTGGAAGTACGGGGAGATCGGATGCATTAG
- the recF gene encoding DNA replication/repair protein RecF (All proteins in this family for which functions are known are DNA-binding proteins that assist the filamentation of RecA onto DNA for the initiation of recombination or recombinational repair.), with protein sequence MYLAPLLKLDSISLVQFKNYQQTAFTFDNRIVGIAGKNGVGKTNLLDAIYYCCFTKSYFARSDGQNVWRGAGGFRIEAHFTLAGEPMKVVCILRENGKKEFLLNDEPYEKFAHHIGRFPCVIIAPDDIQIITGGSEERRRFLDALLSQLDATYLQHLIDYNKVLQQRNSFLKSLAEKRQADMGLLDVYDEQLVHYGNYVHGKRKSFLQEFIPAVQKFYQQIAGVEEPLHITYESQLLQYSFPDLFFRFREKDMLLQRTTGGIHKDDLDIRLQQQSFKLIASQGQRKSLLFALKLAEFEALKNAKGFAPLLLLDDVFEKLDEHRMHNLLSQVCLENEGQLFITDTHEDRIRKHFGQLVGSYQVICL encoded by the coding sequence ATGTATCTTGCACCCTTGTTAAAACTGGACTCCATATCACTGGTTCAATTCAAGAACTATCAGCAGACCGCCTTTACCTTCGACAACCGTATCGTGGGTATTGCCGGGAAAAACGGGGTTGGGAAAACCAACCTGCTCGATGCTATTTATTATTGCTGTTTCACCAAAAGTTATTTTGCCCGCTCAGATGGCCAGAATGTATGGCGGGGCGCCGGCGGTTTCCGGATAGAAGCCCATTTTACATTGGCCGGTGAGCCCATGAAAGTGGTATGCATCCTGCGGGAGAACGGTAAGAAAGAATTCCTGCTCAATGATGAACCTTATGAAAAGTTTGCCCACCATATTGGCCGTTTTCCCTGTGTGATCATTGCGCCGGATGATATACAGATCATTACCGGCGGCAGTGAAGAACGGCGGCGTTTCCTGGACGCCCTCCTCTCCCAACTGGACGCTACTTACCTGCAGCACCTCATCGATTACAACAAAGTATTACAGCAGCGCAATAGTTTCCTGAAATCACTGGCCGAAAAAAGACAGGCCGATATGGGCTTACTGGATGTATATGATGAGCAATTGGTACACTATGGAAATTATGTACACGGGAAAAGAAAAAGTTTTCTCCAGGAATTTATTCCGGCTGTGCAAAAATTTTACCAGCAAATAGCCGGTGTGGAAGAGCCCTTGCATATTACGTACGAGAGTCAGCTACTGCAATATAGTTTCCCTGATCTTTTTTTCCGGTTTCGGGAAAAAGATATGCTGTTGCAAAGAACTACAGGAGGTATCCACAAGGACGACCTGGATATCCGGTTACAACAACAATCCTTCAAACTGATCGCTTCGCAGGGACAACGGAAAAGCCTCTTATTTGCACTCAAACTAGCTGAGTTCGAAGCATTAAAGAATGCAAAAGGCTTCGCTCCCCTCCTGCTGCTGGATGATGTATTTGAAAAGCTGGATGAGCACCGCATGCACAATCTCCTGAGCCAGGTATGCCTGGAAAACGAAGGGCAACTATTTATTACCGACACGCATGAAGACCGCATCCGCAAACATTTTGGACAGCTCGTCGGTTCTTACCAGGTTATTTGTCTTTAA
- a CDS encoding DUF721 domain-containing protein, with the protein MGEYSMSDALKHFMRNPRIKGSMQALQIEDVWEKIMGKTIAKYTDKIQIYGSTLYITTTVAPLKQELLYQKEQIIQRVNETLGDNTVKEVVIK; encoded by the coding sequence ATGGGAGAATATTCGATGAGTGATGCACTGAAACATTTTATGCGGAATCCCCGCATCAAAGGTTCTATGCAGGCCTTACAAATTGAGGATGTTTGGGAAAAGATCATGGGCAAGACCATCGCCAAATACACCGACAAAATACAGATTTACGGCAGTACTTTATATATCACCACTACAGTAGCTCCCCTCAAACAGGAATTGCTCTACCAGAAAGAGCAGATCATCCAGCGTGTGAATGAAACCCTGGGCGATAACACGGTGAAAGAAGTAGTGATCAAATAA
- a CDS encoding ABC transporter permease, whose protein sequence is MIRYFTKRMFYGLLVMLGVVVLVFFLFQGFGDPSRLMLGQSADAATRDNIRKELYLDQPVWKQFALYLNDVSPVAMHTQQEIDKKQLKGWFVGNETKVGLKVPYLRRSYQTKKDVWQVLMEALPGTLVLALAAILIAIVIGIPLGVIAAVKKDTWMDTSAIFASVLGISAPSFFMGIIIAYLFGFVLSDYTGLNMTGTLFDTAPPLWNRELQLKNLILPAFTLGIRPLAIITQLTRGSMLDVLNQDYIRTAYAKGLNKRTVIWKHALRNALNPVITAITGWFAELLAGAFFVEYIFGWKGIGKVTVDALEKLDFPVVMGSVLITSFFFILVNVLADVLYGVVDPRVRLQ, encoded by the coding sequence TTGATCAGGTACTTCACCAAACGAATGTTCTACGGCCTGCTGGTTATGCTGGGGGTAGTGGTATTGGTCTTCTTCCTGTTTCAGGGCTTTGGCGATCCATCGCGGCTGATGCTGGGACAAAGTGCGGATGCAGCTACCCGCGATAATATCCGCAAAGAACTCTACCTGGACCAGCCGGTTTGGAAACAGTTTGCGTTGTACCTCAATGATGTGTCGCCCGTAGCGATGCACACCCAACAGGAGATAGACAAGAAACAATTGAAAGGATGGTTTGTGGGTAATGAAACCAAGGTAGGATTGAAAGTGCCTTACCTGCGGCGGTCATACCAAACCAAGAAAGATGTGTGGCAGGTATTGATGGAAGCCTTGCCGGGCACGCTGGTGCTGGCGCTGGCCGCCATTCTCATCGCCATTGTCATTGGTATTCCCCTGGGGGTGATCGCAGCTGTGAAAAAAGATACCTGGATGGATACCTCGGCTATTTTTGCCAGTGTATTGGGTATCTCTGCGCCTTCTTTCTTCATGGGTATTATTATCGCCTACCTCTTTGGATTTGTATTGAGTGATTATACGGGGCTCAACATGACAGGAACGCTGTTTGATACAGCGCCTCCGCTTTGGAACAGGGAACTGCAATTAAAGAACCTGATACTGCCGGCCTTTACCCTGGGCATTCGCCCCTTGGCTATTATCACCCAACTTACCCGTGGGTCGATGCTCGATGTGCTCAATCAGGATTATATCCGTACAGCTTATGCCAAAGGATTGAATAAAAGGACGGTGATCTGGAAGCATGCGCTGCGCAATGCCCTCAACCCGGTGATCACAGCCATTACCGGCTGGTTTGCCGAACTGCTGGCCGGCGCCTTCTTTGTAGAATACATCTTTGGCTGGAAAGGCATCGGCAAGGTAACGGTAGATGCGCTCGAAAAACTCGACTTCCCGGTGGTGATGGGATCCGTGCTCATTACTTCTTTCTTCTTTATACTGGTGAATGTGCTGGCCGATGTATTGTATGGCGTGGTGGATCCCCGTGTAAGGCTGCAATAA
- a CDS encoding BT_3928 family protein produces MKYFLTISRIIVGVLFIFSGLVKANDPLGLSYKMQEFFEIWGWGFLDNYTLAFSVAMNAFEIIAGVAILVGWQMRLFSWLLLLLIVFFTFLTGYALFSGKVRECGCFGDCIPLTADQSFMKDLLLLVLIGVIFIYRNKIKPAIPMPGSVVVLFFATVFSFAFQWFTLLHLPVVDCLPYKEGNNLTEKMKVPAGAIPDSTVITFVYNKAGKEIEFTAAQFPEDFDDSLYKFVKRYDKVVRKGNAEPKIKDFSLQTFYKNDTTQALLQEDKYQLYLLLRNDYNQGNWPVVLQTILQTATQKNIQGFLVTSIPTETLYSTESPAVFNMMLPLRCDPVVIKTAGRANPTLVLMKKGTILRKWSYADLDKALPVVMALEANKEVLAVRY; encoded by the coding sequence ATGAAATATTTCCTTACCATATCGCGGATCATTGTAGGCGTGCTGTTTATTTTCTCCGGATTGGTGAAAGCCAATGATCCGCTGGGACTCAGCTATAAAATGCAGGAGTTTTTTGAGATATGGGGCTGGGGATTCCTGGATAATTATACACTGGCTTTTTCTGTGGCCATGAATGCTTTTGAGATCATTGCCGGCGTGGCTATCCTGGTAGGCTGGCAAATGCGGCTGTTTAGCTGGCTGCTCCTGCTGCTGATCGTGTTTTTCACTTTCCTCACGGGCTATGCGTTGTTTTCGGGTAAGGTGCGCGAATGCGGCTGCTTTGGTGACTGTATTCCTTTAACGGCCGATCAGTCGTTTATGAAAGACCTGTTGCTGCTGGTATTGATCGGTGTGATATTTATATACCGCAACAAGATCAAACCCGCCATCCCCATGCCGGGCAGTGTTGTCGTCCTGTTCTTTGCCACTGTATTTTCTTTTGCCTTCCAGTGGTTCACCCTCCTGCACCTGCCTGTGGTTGATTGCCTGCCTTATAAAGAGGGTAATAACTTAACGGAGAAAATGAAAGTGCCGGCCGGCGCGATCCCGGATAGTACGGTGATCACTTTTGTATACAACAAAGCAGGAAAAGAGATCGAGTTTACGGCGGCCCAGTTTCCCGAAGATTTTGATGATTCGCTGTACAAGTTTGTAAAGCGGTACGACAAGGTGGTGCGCAAGGGCAATGCGGAGCCTAAGATCAAGGACTTCTCGCTGCAAACATTCTATAAGAATGATACCACGCAGGCATTGCTGCAGGAAGATAAATACCAGCTCTACCTGTTGCTGCGCAACGATTACAACCAGGGCAACTGGCCTGTAGTGCTGCAAACGATCCTGCAAACGGCTACTCAAAAGAATATACAGGGTTTCCTGGTGACGAGTATTCCTACGGAAACATTGTATAGCACGGAATCGCCGGCTGTATTCAATATGATGTTGCCACTGCGGTGTGATCCGGTGGTCATTAAAACGGCTGGCCGGGCCAATCCAACGCTGGTGCTGATGAAAAAGGGAACCATTCTCCGTAAATGGAGTTATGCGGACCTGGACAAGGCCTTGCCGGTAGTAATGGCTTTAGAAGCTAATAAAGAGGTGTTAGCTGTGAGGTATTAG
- a CDS encoding transglutaminase-like domain-containing protein gives MLRYRNIMISTLLLLGPLLSKARQDSANSFSAYADQQEKVFVALYEKKDVTTYEHLLQAWQERYRQLPDKTQKQYTRYLANAYYNLACVHALLGNKKPALDYLGLSIQSGYSNYAHMMKDTDLDGIRKDPAFSKMLQPLRATGDYLYILQRAGTYNEKDKRPLPAFTYQPAGDINLTALRRAFNLDSIAGQGHDVSKVLNVLHWVHELIPHDGNHENPAARNALQLIAVCRKDDRGLNCRGLATVLNEAYLALGFASRLVTCLPKDSLRTDPDCHVINMVYVPSLKKWIWADPTNDAYVMNEKGELLGIQEVRERIIRNEPLILNPTANWNHRSSTTKEDYLYRYMAKNLYILQSPAHSTWNMEAPEPGKTIQYIQLLPLDYFKQGPDKKESTSQKSGTTYQYYNTNNPAAFWQLP, from the coding sequence ATGCTACGTTACCGGAATATCATGATCAGCACCCTATTACTGCTGGGGCCTTTGCTGTCAAAAGCCCGGCAGGACAGCGCCAACAGCTTTAGCGCTTACGCCGACCAACAGGAGAAGGTTTTTGTTGCCTTATATGAAAAAAAGGATGTCACCACCTATGAGCACCTGCTGCAAGCCTGGCAGGAACGGTACCGGCAGTTGCCCGATAAAACGCAAAAGCAATATACCCGTTACCTGGCCAATGCTTATTATAACCTGGCCTGTGTCCATGCCTTACTGGGCAATAAAAAGCCGGCGCTTGACTACCTGGGCCTATCCATCCAATCAGGCTACTCCAACTATGCGCATATGATGAAGGATACCGACCTGGATGGCATTCGCAAAGACCCGGCATTCAGCAAAATGCTGCAGCCCTTGCGGGCTACCGGCGATTACCTGTACATCCTGCAAAGGGCCGGAACATACAATGAAAAGGACAAGCGGCCATTGCCGGCCTTTACCTACCAGCCAGCCGGCGATATCAACCTCACAGCCCTGCGCAGGGCCTTTAACCTCGATTCTATTGCCGGCCAGGGCCATGATGTATCCAAAGTGTTGAATGTGCTGCACTGGGTGCATGAGCTAATACCGCACGATGGTAATCATGAGAACCCCGCCGCCAGAAATGCCCTGCAGCTGATTGCCGTTTGCCGGAAAGACGACAGGGGCTTAAATTGCAGGGGGCTGGCGACCGTGCTCAATGAGGCCTACCTGGCGTTGGGATTCGCTTCCCGGCTGGTCACCTGCCTGCCCAAAGACAGCCTGCGTACCGATCCCGACTGTCACGTGATCAATATGGTGTATGTACCTTCGCTTAAGAAATGGATCTGGGCCGATCCCACCAATGATGCCTATGTGATGAACGAAAAGGGGGAATTATTGGGCATCCAGGAGGTACGGGAGCGGATAATCCGCAATGAGCCGCTGATCCTGAACCCTACGGCCAACTGGAACCATCGCTCGTCTACCACCAAAGAAGATTATCTGTACCGCTATATGGCCAAGAACCTGTATATACTGCAAAGCCCGGCACACAGTACCTGGAACATGGAAGCCCCTGAGCCCGGCAAAACCATTCAGTATATCCAACTGCTGCCGCTGGACTATTTCAAGCAAGGTCCCGATAAGAAGGAAAGCACCAGCCAAAAGAGTGGCACTACGTATCAATATTACAACACTAATAATCCAGCCGCTTTCTGGCAACTACCCTGA
- a CDS encoding sensor histidine kinase — MKQLLIVCILLCLLLPTVIAQINFKEAGAGTQHIAWENYSTTYLGEGSDSIPLIVTAIPYNGIYEYGDQYSRNTPMDMSFSGYRFRSQLANGRQQLYTYDSSEVYFLTPGIYQHNAAQYEFRVLEDDQKLIRDWGPVTAFFDASFQLNVFHVKFGFLGGFTTSWGHFLVVELRKKGAAAPFTASVVYWQSTRPALEAVFTTRDLTTIMLNITNDYRLSKNFTRELWKNYPPDQLDSVTGLPKHLEVASGQNGLIFQVGARIYKKGTLEYRVMRNGHVHTDWTGNKANNSYVWIDDPGPGNYTLEMRYRKQRHHVTSFSFTVQPAWYETWAFRLITGILIIAFIGFVVLLFKLRRQRKKTAAEQAKKERFEQGLKSVYAQLNPHFTFNALSSIQGLINNNDIKGANRYLSDFASLVRHSLTDSERASIPLQRELQTLDTYLTLEKMRFNFTYIIHCEEALPAAETEIPSLLLQPLAENAVKHGVATLQEKGLIRVEVLRQQDDMVIRISDNGLGFEPGRETTGYGLKLTKDRIRLLNEMAEKEQIQLNITSEAQQGTVVELLFKNWLV, encoded by the coding sequence ATGAAACAACTGCTCATTGTATGCATCCTGCTTTGCCTGTTATTACCAACTGTAATAGCCCAGATAAACTTTAAAGAGGCGGGTGCCGGCACACAGCATATTGCCTGGGAAAATTATTCCACCACCTACCTGGGTGAAGGGAGCGACAGTATTCCCCTGATCGTTACCGCCATTCCTTATAACGGCATCTATGAGTATGGTGATCAATATTCCCGGAATACACCCATGGATATGTCGTTCAGTGGTTACCGGTTCCGTTCACAACTGGCCAATGGCAGGCAACAATTGTATACCTATGATTCCAGTGAAGTATACTTCCTGACACCCGGCATTTACCAGCACAATGCGGCGCAATACGAGTTCAGGGTGTTGGAAGACGACCAAAAGCTGATCAGGGACTGGGGTCCTGTCACCGCTTTTTTTGATGCGTCCTTCCAGCTCAATGTCTTTCACGTAAAATTTGGTTTCCTGGGAGGCTTTACGACCTCCTGGGGACATTTTCTGGTAGTGGAGTTACGCAAAAAAGGGGCTGCGGCTCCGTTTACCGCCTCCGTAGTGTATTGGCAGTCCACCAGGCCTGCCTTAGAGGCGGTTTTCACCACCCGCGACCTGACCACGATCATGCTCAACATTACCAATGACTACCGGCTGTCGAAAAACTTTACGCGGGAGTTATGGAAAAACTATCCGCCAGACCAACTGGATTCCGTTACGGGCCTGCCCAAACATTTGGAGGTGGCATCCGGACAAAACGGGCTCATCTTCCAGGTAGGCGCAAGGATATACAAAAAAGGAACACTTGAATACAGGGTCATGCGCAATGGGCATGTGCATACAGACTGGACAGGCAATAAGGCCAATAACAGCTATGTATGGATCGATGATCCCGGTCCCGGCAATTATACCCTGGAGATGCGCTATCGCAAGCAGCGGCACCATGTTACCTCCTTCTCTTTCACCGTACAGCCAGCCTGGTATGAGACCTGGGCATTCCGGCTGATCACCGGTATTTTGATCATTGCTTTTATTGGTTTTGTGGTCCTGTTGTTCAAACTGCGCCGGCAACGAAAAAAAACAGCAGCTGAACAGGCTAAGAAAGAAAGATTTGAGCAGGGATTGAAATCCGTATATGCCCAGCTGAACCCTCATTTTACCTTCAATGCACTGTCTTCCATACAGGGCCTCATCAATAACAATGATATCAAAGGAGCCAATCGCTACCTGTCCGACTTTGCCAGCCTCGTACGGCACTCTCTCACCGATAGTGAGCGGGCATCTATTCCCCTGCAGCGGGAACTGCAAACGCTGGATACTTATCTTACCCTGGAAAAGATGCGGTTTAACTTTACCTACATCATTCACTGTGAGGAGGCTTTGCCGGCGGCTGAAACAGAGATACCTTCGCTGCTGCTACAACCCCTGGCCGAAAATGCGGTGAAGCATGGCGTGGCCACCTTACAGGAAAAGGGACTCATACGTGTAGAAGTACTACGGCAGCAGGATGATATGGTGATACGCATCAGCGATAATGGATTGGGCTTTGAACCCGGCAGGGAAACAACTGGCTATGGGTTAAAGCTCACCAAAGACAGGATACGCTTATTGAATGAAATGGCAGAAAAAGAACAAATACAATTGAATATAACAAGTGAAGCCCAACAGGGTACTGTCGTTGAACTCTTATTTAAAAACTGGTTGGTATGA
- a CDS encoding LytR/AlgR family response regulator transcription factor has product MKAILIDDEKNNLINLEQLLKTYCPTVEVIATAINAIEGKSALLQYHPDLVFLDIQMPGKNGFELLRELPQYDFEVIFVTAFDQYAIQAVRFAAVDYLLKPVNIEELQAAVGRATAKSRDKKKNIQLENLIQLLQGKQEDHRIALTTLKETRFIRTPEIIRCESSNNYTLFFLAGGEKLTASRPIFEYEELLKEYGFIRCHQSHLVNRKYVKSWVKEDGGYLLLDNGHQVPVSRNKKEVVAWALKA; this is encoded by the coding sequence ATGAAAGCAATACTGATCGATGATGAAAAGAACAACCTGATCAACCTGGAGCAGTTGTTGAAGACGTATTGCCCCACTGTGGAGGTAATAGCTACCGCCATCAATGCCATAGAAGGTAAATCGGCTTTGCTGCAATATCACCCCGACCTTGTTTTCCTCGACATACAAATGCCGGGAAAGAACGGATTTGAACTGCTGCGTGAGCTGCCTCAATATGATTTTGAAGTGATCTTTGTGACCGCTTTCGACCAATATGCCATTCAGGCCGTACGATTTGCTGCTGTGGATTACCTGCTGAAGCCCGTGAACATCGAAGAGTTGCAGGCAGCCGTGGGCCGGGCAACCGCTAAAAGCCGGGATAAAAAGAAGAATATACAACTGGAAAACCTTATTCAATTGTTGCAGGGCAAACAGGAAGACCACCGCATTGCGCTTACTACGCTAAAAGAAACACGCTTTATCCGTACGCCGGAGATTATCCGCTGTGAATCGTCCAACAACTATACCCTCTTCTTCCTGGCCGGCGGTGAAAAGCTCACCGCTTCCAGGCCCATCTTTGAATATGAGGAACTGCTGAAAGAATATGGTTTTATACGCTGTCATCAATCCCACCTGGTAAACCGGAAATACGTGAAAAGCTGGGTGAAGGAAGATGGCGGTTACCTGCTGCTCGACAATGGACACCAGGTGCCTGTTTCCCGGAATAAAAAAGAAGTAGTGGCCTGGGCGCTCAAGGCCTGA
- the folP gene encoding dihydropteroate synthase has protein sequence MYTLNCKGRLLVVDKPLVMGIMNTTPDSFYAGSRYQETDIVRQADRMIADGASLLDIGGQSTRPRSERVPVEEELRRVTGAIQAIHQRFPEVIISIDTFQSRVAAEAVAAGASIVNDVSAGSIDAAMIETVAALQVPYVLMHMKGTLETLHQLAVYDNITREVLDFFIQQVALCRKAGIKDIILDPGFGFGKNDQHNLALLKNLSALHMLRLPILVGLSRKRTIWKTLGITADEALNGTTVINTLSLLNGAHILRVHDVKEAMETIKLWEAYKEA, from the coding sequence ATGTATACACTCAATTGCAAAGGCAGGCTGCTGGTGGTGGATAAACCACTGGTAATGGGGATAATGAACACTACTCCCGACTCATTTTATGCCGGTAGCCGGTACCAGGAAACGGATATTGTGCGGCAGGCGGACCGTATGATAGCCGATGGGGCATCCCTGCTGGATATTGGCGGCCAAAGTACCCGCCCGCGCAGTGAAAGGGTGCCTGTGGAAGAGGAGTTGAGGCGGGTCACGGGGGCTATCCAGGCCATTCACCAGCGGTTTCCGGAGGTCATTATTTCCATCGATACTTTTCAATCGCGGGTAGCAGCGGAAGCTGTAGCAGCTGGTGCCTCGATCGTCAACGATGTGAGTGCAGGAAGTATCGACGCCGCCATGATCGAAACGGTAGCCGCTTTGCAGGTGCCCTACGTGCTCATGCATATGAAGGGAACCCTCGAAACCCTGCACCAGCTGGCTGTCTATGATAATATAACGCGCGAGGTGCTGGATTTTTTCATTCAACAAGTAGCACTTTGTAGAAAAGCAGGCATTAAGGATATCATTCTTGATCCCGGCTTTGGCTTTGGGAAGAACGATCAACACAACCTGGCATTGCTGAAAAACCTGTCGGCTCTCCATATGCTACGGCTTCCCATCCTGGTAGGACTCTCCCGTAAACGTACCATTTGGAAAACACTGGGCATCACCGCTGATGAAGCGCTCAACGGCACCACTGTCATAAATACCCTCAGCCTGCTCAATGGTGCGCATATCCTGCGTGTACATGATGTAAAAGAGGCGATGGAAACGATTAAATTGTGGGAGGCGTATAAGGAAGCATGA
- a CDS encoding DUF1599 domain-containing protein encodes MSNTNQQYDAAVQSCRDIFISKTKDYGTAWRVLRPISIVDQIFIKAQRIRTIQEKGTQRVGDDIAGEFKGMVNYGVIGLIQLELTNSAVEDLPVAEVERLYAEKIAFTKSTMLDKNHDYGEAWRGMSQESYADLILMKLMRIRQILANEGRTLISEGIDANYVDIINYSVFALIMIEEGKHKG; translated from the coding sequence ATGAGCAATACAAACCAACAATACGACGCAGCAGTTCAATCGTGCAGGGATATTTTTATCAGTAAGACCAAAGATTATGGTACCGCCTGGCGTGTATTGCGGCCCATCTCCATTGTAGACCAGATCTTCATCAAGGCCCAGCGTATCCGCACCATACAGGAAAAAGGCACCCAGCGCGTTGGTGATGATATTGCCGGTGAATTTAAAGGCATGGTCAATTATGGGGTAATCGGACTCATACAGCTGGAACTAACGAACAGCGCCGTAGAAGACCTGCCCGTAGCAGAGGTAGAAAGACTGTATGCCGAAAAGATCGCTTTTACCAAATCGACCATGCTCGATAAAAACCATGACTATGGCGAAGCCTGGCGCGGCATGAGCCAGGAAAGTTATGCCGACCTGATCCTGATGAAGCTCATGCGCATACGCCAGATACTGGCCAATGAAGGAAGAACATTGATCAGCGAAGGTATTGACGCCAATTATGTAGATATTATCAATTACTCTGTGTTCGCCCTCATCATGATCGAAGAAGGCAAGCACAAAGGATAA
- a CDS encoding 3-oxoacyl-[acyl-carrier-protein] synthase III C-terminal domain-containing protein, with product MHQIKLAITGVASFVAEPISIDEWANEFKVPDRQQEGKYLDGKMVEKILGIKSKSWAPDVFKDPQVVVNTTKEALRKAKLDAREVDAAIIVTCSPFMVQLDQDAFLLYKEIGLNDNIVPILLGAGCAGFARAVALAAQMKGKNILLISYSLSSLYTQTPVYKDNSLHPLGKSLWMSAALFSDGVSAVVLKKTEEVSGYSFYSRDSLQFGEEAGFDDPLIHYYGSGAWDPPGTEKCEALSCFAMAGPRIKEYYIKGMTLNHRQLLALQPDYLNKVKKIYTHQASPALTNAFLDTLIKEHGISRDKMGINVVKYGNLVSTSTIKLLDDDMAAGVLAPGDSICISVVGAGPERGAFIIPVVPAA from the coding sequence ATGCACCAGATCAAGCTGGCTATTACCGGCGTTGCCTCTTTCGTAGCCGAACCGATTAGTATTGATGAATGGGCCAATGAATTTAAAGTGCCCGACAGGCAGCAGGAAGGAAAATATTTAGATGGAAAAATGGTAGAGAAAATACTGGGTATAAAATCCAAGAGCTGGGCGCCCGATGTATTTAAAGATCCGCAGGTGGTGGTTAATACCACTAAAGAAGCCTTAAGAAAAGCGAAGCTGGATGCACGTGAAGTCGATGCCGCTATCATTGTAACCTGTTCTCCGTTCATGGTACAGCTGGATCAGGATGCTTTTCTTTTATACAAAGAAATAGGGCTTAATGACAATATTGTACCAATACTGCTTGGGGCAGGCTGTGCAGGTTTTGCCCGTGCAGTAGCGCTGGCTGCACAAATGAAAGGCAAAAATATCCTGCTGATCTCTTATAGCCTCAGCAGCCTGTACACACAAACACCGGTATACAAAGACAATTCACTGCACCCATTGGGCAAATCCTTGTGGATGTCGGCCGCGCTTTTTTCCGATGGCGTATCGGCCGTTGTGTTGAAGAAAACAGAAGAAGTGTCTGGCTATTCTTTCTATTCCCGCGACTCCCTGCAGTTTGGCGAGGAAGCAGGATTCGATGATCCGCTGATCCATTATTATGGCAGCGGCGCCTGGGACCCTCCGGGTACCGAAAAATGTGAAGCTTTGTCCTGCTTTGCAATGGCCGGGCCCCGGATCAAAGAATATTATATCAAGGGGATGACGCTCAATCACCGGCAATTGCTGGCCCTGCAGCCTGACTATTTAAACAAAGTAAAAAAGATCTATACCCACCAGGCCAGCCCGGCGCTCACCAATGCTTTCCTGGATACGCTGATCAAAGAGCATGGCATCAGCCGCGATAAGATGGGCATCAATGTGGTAAAGTATGGCAACCTGGTAAGCACCAGCACCATCAAACTATTGGATGATGACATGGCTGCAGGTGTGTTGGCCCCCGGAGACAGTATCTGTATTTCTGTAGTAGGAGCGGGGCCTGAAAGGGGGGCTTTTATTATTCCGGTAGTGCCGGCGGCATAG